A single genomic interval of Trachemys scripta elegans isolate TJP31775 chromosome 3, CAS_Tse_1.0, whole genome shotgun sequence harbors:
- the CCN2 gene encoding CCN family member 2: MAARMGPSSFAVALLVALLCSEVSGQDCSGQCQCGAGPPPMCPAGVSLVQDGCGCCRVCAKQLGELCTERDPCDHHKGLFCDFGSPANRKIGVCTARDGAPCVFGGMVYRSGESFQSSCKYQCTCLDGAVGCVPLCSMDVRLPSPDCPSPRRVKLPGKCCEEWVCDELREQTAVGPALAAYRPEDTYGPDQAMMMRANCLVQTTEWSACSKTCGMGISTRVTNDNAFCRLEKQSRLCMVRPCEADLEENIKKGKKCIRTPKISKPIKFELSGCTSVKTYRAKFCGVCTDGRCCTPHRTATLPVEFKCPDGEVMKRRMMFIKTCACHYNCPGDNDIFESLYYRKMYGDMA, encoded by the exons ATGGCCGCACGAATGGGACCCAGCAGCTTCGCCGTGGCGCTGCTTGTCGCCCTCCTCTGCTCG GAGGTGTCCGGCCAGGACTGCAGCGGGCAGTGCCAGTGCGGGGCGGGGCCGCCGCCCATGTGCCCGGCTGGGGTGAGCCTGGTGCAGGATGGCTGCGGATGCTGCAGGGTGTGCGCCAAGCAGCTGGGCGAGCTGTGCACCGAGCGGGACCCCTGCGACCACCACAAGGGGCTCTTCTGCGACTTCGGCTCGCCGGCCAACCGCAAGATCGGCGTGTGCACCG CTCGGGACGGCGCCCCTTGTGTGTTCGGAGGGATGGTGTACAGGAGCGGGGAGTCCTTCCAGAGCAGCTGCAAATACCAGTGCACTTGCCTCGACGGGGCGGTGGGGTGCGTGCCCCTGTGCAGCATGGATGTCCGGCTGCCCAGCCCAGACTGTCCTTCCCCACGAAGAGTTAAGCTCCCTGGGAAGTGCTGCGAGGAATGGGTGTGCGATGAGCTCCGAGAACAGACGGCGGTTGGACCTGCTCTAGCTG CTTACAGACCAGAAGACACTTATGGACCTGACCAGGCAATGATGATGCGTGCCAACTGCCTGGTCCAGACCACGGAATGGAGTGCTTGCTCAAAGACCTGTGGAATGGGCATCTCCACCAGAGTCACCAATGACAATGCCTTCTGCAGACTGGAGAAGCAAAGCAGACTCTGCATGGTCAGACCTTGTGAGGCAGACTTGGAGGAAAACATCAAG AAAGGCAAAAAGTGTATTCGCACCCCCAAAATCTCCAAACCCATCAAGTTTGAGCTCTCCGGCTGTACCAGTGTGAAGACCTATCGAGCTAAATTCTGTGGGGTCTGCACTGATGGACGTTGCTGCACCCCCCACAGAACAGCCACTCTTCCTGTGGAGTTCAAATGCCCTGACGGTGAGGTCATGAAGAGGAGAATGATGTTCATCAAGACCTGTGCATGCCACTACAACTGCCCTGGAGACAATGACATCTTTGAGTCTCTGTACTACCGAAAGATGTATGGAGACATGGCATAA